One segment of Synechococcus sp. A15-24 DNA contains the following:
- a CDS encoding DUF2499 domain-containing protein — MHALSLGTWWIHVTSVIEWSLAIVLIQRRGLKWLALAMVPALISAMAACTWHLFDNSEALRPLVTLQAALTLIGNMVLAWAAWSLLQRRATS, encoded by the coding sequence ATGCATGCCTTGTCCCTCGGCACCTGGTGGATCCATGTCACCTCGGTGATCGAGTGGAGCCTGGCCATCGTCCTGATTCAACGCCGGGGCCTGAAGTGGCTGGCCTTGGCCATGGTGCCGGCACTGATCAGTGCCATGGCGGCATGCACCTGGCACCTGTTCGACAACAGTGAGGCCCTTCGCCCACTTGTGACCTTGCAAGCAGCGCTCACCCTCATCGGAAACATGGTCTTGGCCTGGGCAGCGTGGTCGCTCCTGCAACGCCGAGCGACGAGCTGA
- a CDS encoding DUF3593 domain-containing protein — MDFDPAPLFALSLLPYLLFLRWLQRSEALPELAVWGFRLTLLFVLMTIIAAVFALRCCNAELVAVDGLHGGAEAFLTLANAVLVIGLLRSEADRVNNS, encoded by the coding sequence ATGGATTTTGACCCCGCACCGCTGTTCGCTCTGTCGCTACTGCCCTATCTGTTGTTTCTCCGTTGGCTTCAACGCAGCGAGGCCCTGCCTGAACTTGCAGTCTGGGGGTTCCGACTGACACTGCTGTTTGTCCTCATGACCATAATCGCCGCTGTCTTTGCCTTGCGCTGCTGCAATGCGGAGCTGGTGGCGGTGGATGGCCTGCATGGCGGAGCGGAAGCTTTTCTCACCCTGGCCAATGCTGTTCTGGTGATTGGGCTGCTCCGCTCCGAGGCCGACAGGGTGAACAACTCTTAA
- the psaK gene encoding photosystem I reaction center subunit PsaK, which translates to MLTPLFAIAPATVTWSPKVALVMIVCNVIAIAVGKATIKLPNEGAKLPNAAFFGGMGHAALLGTTSLGHIIGIGAIQGLAARGVL; encoded by the coding sequence ATGCTGACCCCTCTCTTCGCCATCGCCCCCGCAACCGTGACCTGGTCTCCCAAGGTTGCGCTGGTGATGATCGTTTGCAACGTGATCGCCATCGCTGTGGGCAAGGCCACCATCAAGCTCCCCAACGAAGGCGCCAAGCTGCCTAACGCGGCTTTCTTCGGCGGCATGGGTCACGCTGCACTGCTGGGTACCACCAGCCTTGGCCACATCATCGGCATCGGCGCCATTCAGGGTCTTGCTGCCCGCGGCGTCCTCTGA